One Actinosynnema pretiosum DNA segment encodes these proteins:
- a CDS encoding NAD(P)/FAD-dependent oxidoreductase, translating to MDLDVDLLVVGAGPTGLFAAYYAGFRDLATAVVDALPEPGGQITAMYPEKMILDVAGFPAVRGRDLVDALVTQAGQWNPTYLLGRQARTLAPVDGKLHVGLADGATVRAGAVLLTAGIGEFKPRPLVAGEGWLGRGLVHFVPALDAHVGQDVVVVGGGDSAFDWALALAPIAGSVTVVHRRATFRAHPPTVRQVRDLGVRIITDAQVTRIGGDGRVAEVEVDVKDSGSEVLPAQTVVAALGFTADLGPIESWGLELDHRAVVVDQTMRTALDGVYAAGDVATYPGKVKLIATGFGEAATAVNNIAVALDPDAHLFPGHSSDAK from the coding sequence ATGGACCTCGATGTCGATCTGCTGGTCGTCGGAGCGGGACCCACCGGACTCTTCGCGGCCTACTACGCCGGGTTCCGCGACCTGGCCACCGCCGTGGTGGACGCGCTGCCCGAACCGGGCGGGCAGATCACCGCCATGTACCCGGAGAAGATGATCCTCGACGTCGCGGGCTTCCCCGCCGTGCGCGGCCGGGACCTGGTCGACGCGCTGGTCACCCAGGCCGGGCAGTGGAACCCGACCTACCTGCTGGGCCGCCAGGCCCGCACGCTCGCCCCGGTCGACGGGAAGCTGCACGTGGGGCTGGCCGACGGGGCCACCGTGCGCGCGGGCGCGGTGCTGCTCACGGCGGGCATCGGCGAGTTCAAGCCGAGGCCGCTCGTCGCGGGGGAGGGCTGGCTCGGGCGGGGGCTGGTGCACTTCGTGCCCGCGCTGGACGCGCACGTCGGGCAGGACGTCGTGGTCGTCGGCGGCGGCGACTCGGCGTTCGACTGGGCGCTCGCGCTCGCACCGATCGCGGGCAGCGTCACCGTCGTGCACCGCCGCGCCACGTTCCGCGCGCACCCGCCGACCGTGCGGCAGGTCCGCGACCTGGGCGTGCGGATCATCACGGACGCGCAGGTCACCCGGATCGGCGGGGACGGGCGGGTCGCCGAGGTCGAGGTCGACGTCAAGGACTCCGGCAGCGAGGTGCTGCCCGCGCAGACCGTGGTGGCGGCGCTGGGCTTCACCGCGGACCTGGGGCCGATCGAGTCGTGGGGGCTGGAGCTGGACCACCGGGCGGTCGTGGTCGACCAGACCATGCGCACCGCGCTCGACGGGGTCTACGCGGCCGGGGACGTCGCCACCTACCCCGGCAAGGTCAAGCTGATCGCGACCGGGTTCGGCGAGGCGGCCACGGCGGTCAACAACATCGCGGTCGCGCTCGACCCGGACGCGCACCTGTTCCCCGGCCACTCCAGCGACGCCAAGTAA
- a CDS encoding L,D-transpeptidase: MKKRILGTALAATALTLGLAAPASAASGTPCGGVQNGACVQLSTNQAWLVYDGGASYGPVPITTGRPGYETPVGTFPVLRKVKDDWSVPYNAPMPNSVYFTADGIAFHEGSLTDQSHGCVHLGPDASVVFFDNLFPGEQVQVVP; the protein is encoded by the coding sequence ATGAAGAAGAGGATCCTCGGCACCGCACTGGCCGCGACCGCTCTGACGCTCGGTCTCGCGGCTCCGGCCTCGGCGGCGTCCGGGACGCCGTGCGGCGGCGTCCAGAACGGGGCGTGCGTCCAGCTGTCGACCAACCAGGCCTGGTTGGTCTACGACGGCGGCGCGAGCTACGGCCCCGTGCCGATCACCACCGGGAGGCCGGGCTACGAGACGCCCGTCGGCACCTTCCCGGTGCTGCGCAAGGTGAAGGACGACTGGAGCGTCCCCTACAACGCGCCGATGCCCAACTCGGTGTACTTCACCGCTGACGGCATCGCCTTCCACGAGGGCAGCCTGACCGACCAGTCGCACGGGTGCGTGCACCTGGGGCCCGACGCGTCGGTGGTGTTCTTCGACAACCTGTTCCCCGGTGAGCAGGTGCAGGTGGTGCCCTGA
- a CDS encoding S1 family peptidase encodes MRIRTLFTALAVAVGTALATVGGAQAAPTEPDLTPAIVGGGNATQTYSFMVSLQSSSGSHFCGGSLIKANWVVTAKHCVQGTSASSIRARVGTTNRTSGGTVATGAQVVTHPSYDLALVRLATSVTQAPITVASTSGATGTATRIIGWGQTCAPAGGCGAPTTLQELNTSIVSDGSCSGIYGAYEICTNNPGGNKGACYGDSGGPQIKSVGGAWQLIGATSRAGNNNSTCATGPSIYVDVPAFRTWISGYAGTV; translated from the coding sequence ATGAGGATTCGCACCCTGTTCACGGCGCTCGCCGTCGCGGTCGGCACCGCGCTGGCGACGGTCGGCGGCGCCCAGGCCGCGCCCACCGAGCCGGACCTGACCCCGGCCATCGTGGGCGGCGGCAACGCCACCCAGACGTACTCGTTCATGGTGTCCCTGCAGAGCAGCTCGGGCAGCCACTTCTGCGGCGGCTCGCTGATCAAGGCCAACTGGGTGGTGACGGCCAAGCACTGCGTGCAGGGCACGTCCGCGAGCTCGATCCGCGCGCGGGTCGGCACCACCAACCGCACCAGCGGCGGCACCGTCGCCACCGGCGCGCAGGTCGTGACGCACCCGAGCTACGACCTGGCGCTGGTGCGCCTGGCCACCTCGGTGACCCAGGCCCCGATCACCGTCGCCTCCACCTCGGGCGCGACCGGCACCGCCACCCGCATCATCGGCTGGGGCCAGACCTGCGCCCCGGCGGGCGGCTGCGGCGCGCCGACCACCCTGCAGGAGCTGAACACCTCGATCGTGTCGGACGGCAGCTGCTCGGGCATCTACGGCGCGTACGAGATCTGCACGAACAACCCCGGCGGCAACAAGGGCGCCTGCTACGGCGACTCGGGCGGCCCGCAGATCAAGTCCGTGGGCGGCGCCTGGCAGCTGATCGGCGCGACCAGCCGCGCGGGCAACAACAACTCCACCTGCGCGACCGGCCCGTCGATCTACGTGGACGTCCCGGCGTTCCGGACCTGGATCAGCGGGTACGCGGGGACGGTCTGA
- the glpX gene encoding class II fructose-bisphosphatase: MTSNSTSERRREAPDRNLALELVRVTEAAAMAAGRWVGRGDKNGGDGAAVDAMRKLIGTVSMRGVVVIGEGEKDEAPMLFNGEEVGDGNGPECDVAVDPIDGTTLMAKGMPNALAVLAVAERGAMFDPSAVFYMEKLATGPEAADAIDITAPISENVRRVARAKGVDVSDVTVCVLDRPRHEDLVLKVRRSGARIHFISDGDVAGAISAARPDTGVDLLVGIGGTPEGIIAAAALKCMGGEIQARLWPKDDAERGRALDAGHDLDRVLTTSDLVRGDNVFFCATGVTDGDLVRGVRYQAGGCTTQSIVMRSKSGTVRMIDGFHRLTKLREYASVDFDLPPSGEEPLPPLP; this comes from the coding sequence ATGACGTCCAACAGCACGTCGGAGCGCCGGCGCGAGGCGCCGGACCGGAACCTGGCGCTGGAGCTGGTCAGGGTGACCGAGGCGGCGGCGATGGCGGCGGGCCGCTGGGTCGGCAGGGGTGACAAGAACGGCGGCGACGGCGCGGCCGTGGACGCCATGCGCAAGCTGATCGGCACGGTGTCGATGCGCGGGGTCGTCGTGATCGGCGAGGGCGAGAAGGACGAGGCGCCCATGCTGTTCAACGGCGAGGAGGTGGGCGACGGCAACGGCCCGGAGTGCGACGTGGCCGTCGACCCGATCGACGGCACGACGCTGATGGCCAAGGGGATGCCGAACGCGCTGGCGGTGCTGGCGGTGGCCGAGCGGGGCGCGATGTTCGACCCGTCGGCGGTGTTCTACATGGAGAAGCTGGCCACCGGGCCGGAGGCGGCGGACGCCATCGACATCACCGCGCCGATCTCGGAGAACGTGCGGCGGGTGGCGAGGGCCAAGGGCGTCGACGTGTCGGACGTGACGGTGTGCGTGCTGGACCGGCCCCGGCACGAGGACCTGGTGCTGAAGGTGCGCCGGTCCGGCGCGCGCATCCACTTCATCTCGGACGGGGACGTGGCGGGCGCGATCTCGGCGGCCCGCCCGGACACCGGCGTGGACCTGCTGGTGGGCATCGGCGGCACGCCGGAGGGCATCATCGCGGCGGCGGCGCTCAAGTGCATGGGCGGCGAGATCCAGGCGCGGCTGTGGCCGAAGGACGACGCGGAGCGCGGCCGGGCGCTGGACGCGGGCCACGACCTGGACCGGGTGCTGACCACGTCCGACCTGGTGCGCGGGGACAACGTGTTCTTCTGCGCGACGGGCGTCACGGACGGCGACCTGGTGCGCGGGGTGCGCTACCAGGCCGGTGGCTGCACGACCCAGTCGATCGTGATGCGGTCGAAGTCGGGCACGGTGCGGATGATCGACGGGTTCCACCGGCTGACGAAGCTGCGCGAGTACGCGTCGGTGGACTTCGACCTGCCGCCGTCGGGCGAGGAGCCGCTGCCCCCGCTGCCGTAG
- a CDS encoding exodeoxyribonuclease VII small subunit yields the protein MSEPGYEAARDELVEVVRKLEAGGLSLEDSLALWERGEVLAKTCERHLAGARERIDQALAVSEEDGRAG from the coding sequence GTGAGTGAGCCGGGGTACGAGGCCGCGCGGGACGAGCTGGTCGAGGTCGTCCGCAAGCTGGAGGCCGGTGGTCTGTCGCTGGAGGACTCGCTCGCGCTGTGGGAGCGCGGCGAGGTGCTGGCGAAGACGTGTGAGCGGCATCTCGCGGGCGCCCGCGAGCGGATCGATCAAGCTCTCGCGGTGTCCGAGGAGGACGGTCGCGCGGGCTGA
- a CDS encoding sugar ABC transporter substrate-binding protein, with amino-acid sequence MPSPDREPTFLPLTVAATEQAALRAGEDPAALALSRRAEAADSAAAGCWLALVAGCDSGRQAVLDAVRALTEEASGRAGDLCGAVPRRRLVEAELRVDEAVREADGAEFAEALADYDQAAATVVVHVSNRLGNLSR; translated from the coding sequence GTGCCCAGTCCGGATCGTGAGCCGACGTTCCTGCCGCTGACGGTGGCCGCCACCGAGCAGGCCGCCCTGCGGGCGGGCGAGGACCCGGCCGCGCTGGCGCTGAGCAGGCGCGCCGAGGCGGCCGACAGCGCGGCGGCGGGCTGCTGGCTGGCGCTGGTCGCCGGGTGCGACTCGGGCAGGCAGGCCGTGCTCGACGCGGTGCGGGCGCTGACCGAGGAGGCGTCCGGGCGCGCGGGCGACCTGTGCGGGGCGGTGCCGCGCAGGCGGCTGGTGGAGGCCGAGCTGCGGGTGGACGAGGCGGTGCGGGAGGCTGACGGCGCCGAGTTCGCCGAGGCGCTGGCCGACTACGACCAGGCGGCGGCGACGGTGGTGGTGCACGTGAGCAACCGATTGGGGAACCTGTCCAGGTGA
- the xseA gene encoding exodeoxyribonuclease VII large subunit, translating into MTEPKDRAQPPRSSPEEPWPVRTVAYKIADWIGRLGDVWVEGQVTQLSARPGTKVAFLTLRDPSADLSMSLTAPVGLVREGQLTEGSRVVVHGKPNYYAARGTISLRVDEIRAIGIGELLARIERLRKLLAAEGLFDARRKRRPPFLPNRIGLVTGRASAAERDVLTNAQARWPAARFRVINVAVQGPSAVPEVVRALGELEADPEVDVIVLARGGGSVEDLLPFSDEALCRAVSALRTPLLSAIGHEPDTPLVDHVADVRCSTPTDAGKRVVPDVAEETERLRQARDRARRALRGWVDRERKLLDALRTRPALADPHGPLERRAEEVQRLRDRALRAVRNRLDAEGAGLAATSARLTTLGPAATLARGYAVVQLVSSEGTEGVLRSVADAPEGARLRVRVADGAVHAVVEGGGGGGAQSGS; encoded by the coding sequence GTGACGGAGCCGAAGGACCGGGCCCAGCCGCCGCGCTCCTCGCCGGAGGAGCCGTGGCCGGTGCGCACGGTCGCCTACAAGATCGCCGACTGGATCGGCAGGCTCGGCGACGTGTGGGTCGAGGGCCAGGTCACCCAGCTGAGCGCCCGCCCCGGCACGAAGGTGGCGTTCCTGACGCTGCGCGACCCGTCGGCCGACCTGTCGATGTCGCTGACCGCCCCGGTGGGCCTGGTCCGCGAGGGCCAGCTCACCGAGGGCAGCCGGGTCGTCGTGCACGGCAAGCCCAACTACTACGCGGCGCGCGGCACGATCAGCCTGCGCGTGGACGAGATCCGCGCGATCGGGATCGGCGAGCTGCTGGCCCGCATCGAGCGGCTGCGCAAGCTGCTGGCCGCCGAGGGCCTGTTCGACGCGCGCCGCAAGCGCAGGCCGCCGTTCCTACCGAACAGGATCGGCCTGGTGACCGGTCGGGCGTCGGCCGCCGAGCGGGACGTGCTGACGAACGCGCAGGCCAGGTGGCCAGCCGCCCGGTTCCGGGTGATCAACGTGGCGGTGCAGGGCCCGTCGGCGGTGCCCGAGGTGGTGCGCGCGCTGGGCGAGCTGGAGGCCGACCCCGAGGTCGACGTGATCGTGCTGGCGCGCGGCGGCGGCAGCGTCGAGGACCTGCTGCCGTTCTCCGACGAGGCGCTGTGCCGGGCGGTGTCGGCGCTGCGCACGCCGCTGCTGTCGGCGATCGGGCACGAGCCGGACACCCCGCTGGTCGACCACGTGGCCGACGTGCGCTGCTCGACGCCCACCGACGCGGGCAAGCGCGTGGTGCCGGACGTGGCCGAGGAGACCGAGCGGCTGCGGCAGGCCCGCGACCGGGCGAGGCGCGCGCTGCGCGGCTGGGTCGACCGGGAGCGCAAGCTGCTGGACGCGCTGCGCACCCGGCCCGCGCTGGCCGACCCGCACGGGCCGCTGGAGCGCAGGGCCGAGGAGGTGCAGCGGCTGCGGGACCGGGCGCTGCGCGCGGTCCGCAACCGGCTGGACGCGGAGGGCGCGGGACTCGCCGCGACCTCGGCGCGCTTGACGACCCTCGGTCCCGCCGCCACCCTGGCCAGGGGGTACGCCGTGGTGCAGCTGGTGTCGTCCGAGGGGACGGAGGGCGTGCTCCGATCGGTCGCCGACGCGCCCGAGGGCGCCCGCCTGCGGGTCAGGGTCGCGGACGGCGCCGTGCACGCGGTCGTCGAGGGAGGAGGCGGTGGTGGTGCCCAGTCCGGATCGTGA
- a CDS encoding lipid droplet-associated protein codes for MKQLPLPVRLAAGLAVTAVEQARKLPGQLAGLPVTVVSEALQLSMRVQQTVTELAIRGDDVLAGLKTVEQEPEWAVFDEDETDAAPPTAPPAAPAAKTPSDQERKSAAEGIAKVAAATGAADPADSDDDSADPWAREERALAAESPTALPEYDSMSLPQLRAKLRSLSESDLEELLAHERAHESRPEFTGMLARRLANLRAES; via the coding sequence ATGAAGCAACTCCCGCTGCCCGTCCGCCTCGCCGCGGGACTGGCCGTCACCGCGGTCGAGCAGGCCAGGAAGCTGCCCGGACAGCTCGCGGGGCTGCCGGTGACCGTCGTCAGCGAGGCCCTGCAGCTGTCGATGCGCGTGCAGCAGACGGTGACCGAACTCGCAATCAGGGGCGACGACGTGCTCGCCGGGCTCAAGACCGTCGAGCAGGAGCCCGAGTGGGCCGTGTTCGACGAGGACGAGACCGACGCCGCGCCGCCCACCGCACCGCCCGCCGCGCCCGCCGCCAAGACCCCCTCCGACCAGGAGCGGAAGTCCGCCGCCGAGGGCATCGCGAAGGTCGCCGCGGCCACCGGCGCCGCCGACCCGGCCGACTCCGACGACGACTCGGCCGACCCGTGGGCCCGCGAGGAGCGGGCGCTGGCCGCCGAGTCGCCGACCGCGCTGCCCGAGTACGACTCGATGAGCCTGCCGCAGCTTCGGGCCAAGCTGCGGTCGCTGTCCGAGTCCGACCTCGAGGAGCTGCTCGCGCACGAGCGGGCGCACGAGTCGCGCCCCGAGTTCACCGGGATGCTGGCCCGCCGCCTGGCCAACCTGCGCGCCGAGTCGTGA